A segment of the Populus alba chromosome 9, ASM523922v2, whole genome shotgun sequence genome:
ttttttaaaatttaaaataatattattttatttaaaaaaaaattacaatttccaACTAAGATTTTTTATTGACCCAACCAATATCAAGTAGTAAATCATCAAGTCGAACAATCAAGTTGAGCCTCGTCTTATAAGCATGCCCTTGTAATGTTAGCAATGTGCCTAGTATATCCTACACTCTAtcttattaaaattatgttagGTTTATAgggtgtttgatattatgatagtgATTGTGATTGCTGTTATGATTAtgattgaaagtattttttacttaaaatgtattaaaataatatttttttaaaataatttttaacatcaacacattaaaataatttgaaaaacataaaaaaaaataattttaaacaaaatttttaaaaaaaatttagtgaaaCACGGTTTGAACCACATTTCTAAACATTGTAAAGTAATATGGTAGCTTGGTCAATACTAAGAGCAACTCCAACAGGGCAGCTAAATGAGAAGGAAAATgtcttttaccttttttattcTTCACTGTTTACATTCCAACAGGGAAGCTAAACAAATAGCCAAAATGGCTATTTGTTTCTTTGGCAGTCATTTCTACATTTAACTGTAGAAATGGCCAAAATAATAGATGTTGGCCAACGGCTATTTTTCTAGTCGTTGGccaacaactctttttttttttctttaaatatagaagaattttttttaaatgcatgaaCAAAAAACTTGTAGTTTTGAATTTCTGTATTGTACCTTACCCTTctctcaaatttagaaaaacaagaatcaattatttccggttaattattaatatcggttgtgttaattaactgaaattaaaaggtatgcttgtttaaaagctttttctattttatcttttatatctcttgattttttagaccttttgttgttaatttaatatttatgatgatttttatttctttattattttatgtttttaatatgggttaaggaagacaatttttatttatgttgttatctttgataaaattgagaggaattaataatggtagttgatattgataaaaagatagagttacatatttaattattttttattgtctgttttaatttgaggtcaattatattttgtcttgttgaaaatacaattaaacCAGTATATCGATTCTCTTTTAGTTTCAAAAAATGGTCAAATTGTTATGTTAAAACAAGTAGGAGGCAACGCTTATTATTAATTCGCATGTatgaaaactacaaaattgtTAGACATTGAATGTGAGCTTCTTTTACACTCTCTTATAaggttttaacttgatttttttttttttaatgtaggtggattcaaattttccaagctcTTTTACCAACATTTTTATAAGTGAGTCAGAAGATATTCTCTCTCAACCAAGTGATTCTAATCAATTGGTTGATGACTTAACATGCTCGAATTTAAATGTCTATTcggcaaaaaaatcacaaagaagtaaaaaattCTCACCAGAGAAGAATTGTTTACTTGTCTCTGCATGGCTAAATACAAgcaaggatccaattacaagagttgaataacaaacaaaatagTTATGGGCTCCCACACATGCTTGCTTTGTAGAGAATGGGGGAAACTTGAATAATCATTCACAAATAAGCATCTCAAGTAGAtggcaagaaataaataaagaagtcggtaaatttgttagatttgttactcaaattaaaaatcgtCAGCAAAGTGGAATGACCGAAGAATCAAGGGTAATGTTAATATTCATTTCTATGTTAAttgtttaacatatattttaacattatttaatttatttatttttttaccagattaatgatgctcgacaaatgtatgcttcttgcgtTGGCAAACGATttcaactagaacattgttgggttattttaagaaaagaacCCAAATGGCAATTTGAGCGTGCAAGTCAACATCAAAggtcaaacaagaaacaaaaaggtcATGTCAATGCAAGTCCggcttcatcaactccatctaCCCCTGATTCTGTTAGTTTAGAAGAAGATAATAAACCATTGATTTATCAAGATAGACCAATCGGTCAGAAGGCTGCAAAGGAACGACTTAAATGTAGACAAGGAAAAGATAAAGTTAGGAATGTAACTGTCTTACAACAATTCAAGGAAActctagttgaaattgaggatcagaagaaacaagacagaaaaattatgttagagCAATAAGCCATGATAATTCAACAAAgtcaagagaaacaagaattggacaggattgagaaagaagaacaaattatgaaaatagatatttttaatttggattcaATTTCTGCAGcgtattttcaaaatagaaagttagaaattatgcaaaagaggggttttgatttttaattaactttgattgatttattgtaatgtaatgtatttttaattaaatatgtagaaaattcttggttattttaaatataaaattcctctaacacttaataataataagtatgattaattaacttaaaagataacaaccataatgaaaaaaaacaacataaaaaacttgaaaattatgttaaCATAAGAAGTTCAAAATAGAAAGTTGGCGGtcattttttcaaagtttgaatttgaatttacttttaaaaaattaaatttttaacaataacatataaaacttaaaattaaaaatattcatataaataaattttaaattatatcttttaactttcatattacttcattaattttatattatttttataaattactcatattaattatataattaataacatcataattatgttatatataaaatatctaaattagttatataattatattaaaattaatttaacatgaaatatattaaaatataaatggcttttctaaatagttttttaccattggaatacacataataaaaaaagttatatttacaCTATTCAAAAAGCCATTTTCTCTATTTGGCTCTTCAATATAACATTtttcattggagatgctctaagtGCTTAAATATGAGATTGAGTGAGTCAAGTAAACTCAAAACAATCCAATAACAAGTTAGTTTACAAGTTGCGTACTTATGTAAGAACTTAACTCCTAAAcatctcatttatttattatttttatttttatgatgataacattattttctagatttttattttggtattatTTTAAGGTTGTATTTAAAAATGTGgttgaaactatattttttaaaattttgaatttgttttaaatattttttttttatatttttaaattattttaatttacaaaataattttttaaaattaaaaaatattattttaatatatttttaaataaaaaatattttaaactataattactATCAAAATTTCAAACGCTAAACAAAGAAGATCGAATTCCATTACAGTAGTTGATACAATACCCCAAACATGTGATGACGTACTCTCATGCCACGCAGTCTCTTCAGTTTACTACACAAAAGTATTCTACACgtgccctctctctctctctctctctctaatcctGCCAGTGGCTCTTTCCCCCTTCCTGCATCTCCACTAAAAGTCAACACAAATGTCCAACGTCCTCTACCCTCATTTCTTGGAAACCGACAAACACTGAACACCCCCCTTcccccaaataaataaataaagaattataaTATTCCAATTCCACAAAATCTCACCTTTGAGTTGCTCCTCTTCCCAAATCCTGCGACTCATTCGAAGAAATACGAGATTCTCTCTCTAGCTTCTCCAACAAGATGGAGCTCCTACACCCCGCCCACCCGCCCCATCACAACCCGAACCCAAAATCCCATTCTTCGGGTTTAGTGGTCGGGCCTGACCGGATGTTGAGCTCTGATCAGTTGCTGGACATTGCTGAAGAAGGTAGCAACGAAAGAGTGTATGTGGCTGTGGGGAATTCTTCAGAGAAAGCTTTGAGCTTGCTCAACTGGGTTTTCAATATCTTAGGAACCAGACAAATTTGCTTGCTTCACGTTCACCGTCCTTCTCCTCTGATACCTACTCCCTGTAAATTCTctctcttgctttttttttggtCTATATACTGTACTCCAATCTTGAAATGTTTGTCGAGTTCAATTtctatcttcttttttccttcgaTTCTTGTTCTTTGTTGGGTTATTCTTAGAAAGTTTCTTGGATCCAAGATGgggtttttctttattctttaatttactGTTAATTTTGTTGTTGCTGGGATTTTTATTGTAGTGGGGAAACTGCCCGCAAGTCAAGCAAATGCTGAAGTAGTGTCAGCATTTCGAAGGGAGGAGAATGAGCAGACAAAGAAACTTATAGATTATTATCTGATCATTTGTAGTAGAGCAAAGGTGCGTTGTCTCCCAGATTATCTCTCTGTACATGTAGGCAAGGCTGTGACATTCCTGcgctattaaataaaatatatataaaaaaatttaaaattaattattaacttctgtatttgaatttttaaagatgataataaagttttaatttaaatatgttatttaaaatattaaaaaaatgaatttaaaagtatataaaattaaaataaaataaaaaataaatttattattaaagttatattatgtgaaatataatttatttataattaaatttgaattgatattgtaACAACTTTTCAAccagaataaaataataattttatattaattaaaaaataaaataattaaattttttttcctttctcaatATTTACTTTcttcactttattttttatttttatttagattaatattttataaattagactttgtaagtttataagatttttaaattttttttttttgattttttatatgttttttccttacttttctttctttctctctcgtttttttttcctactataTTTCTATTGAGTCAGCAgcatataaaaggaaggaaaaactagtttttttatttttatttttaatgacaaataactattttatttttaatgagtcgtttttttttttatttgatagtttttttttgttattactattaagctacattcattttaaaattttaatcagattttatttaatatattttaagatccctcgtaaaattttaattcaatttgatGGTCGCATTGAAAATTATGCCCAATAACATAAAACTtgttaaattgtgattttttcatcaaatttttgaatttctctaaaaattttgaaattttatctcaagttaaagcatcatattagaaAGCTTCACgtaaatttttagaatattttacataaaactagtaaaatattgaaaaaatcttAACCTAGGCTATATAGCCCACTCAAGCATTTAACATCCCTCCGCCCTTGCATGTAGAGGAATGATATTTTAATGTTGCTTGGGAAGTGATTTTCATGTCACTTGACTTCAAGATAGGGTGGTACTCTTCCTGGTCTAATTCTGCTGTTAAAAAATGCAACTTTGCCTTTGACACTGCTGCCAAGCTCTGTAGGgacttgttctttttatttaaaatttttaatggcAACTTGATTTAGTTATAGTATTAATTTAATGCATTTGCATGTAGAGTAACCAGTTGAATGATTCTTCATTACagacatttattttctttgctaaTCACTGGGAAAATGCTCACTTTGCAGGTTGAAGcaactattattataattgaaaacgACCAAGTCCATAAGGGGATTGTAGAATTGGTGAACAGACATGGTGTGAGGAAGCTTGTTATGGGGGCTGTAACAGAAAAGTAAGTAGATCACCAGTATTATCTCAATCACTTGTATGAGTTTTGGGGTGATCGCCATGAAGTCTCTCGTAAGTGAAAATGCTTTTGTTGATTCTAGCGCTGCAGCACCTGTCTTTGGCACTGCATGgtttcatgtttttcaaaccTGTAAGCCATGCACCGATAGattatatagtaaaaatataacgCGTTATCATCTCTTAAGACAAATATACATTCTCAGTCAAAGACTCCACTCACTTTTTGAGTGCTTAAGTCAGCTTCAGAACAGGATagtaatgcctttatcatcttgcCCCCGAAGCAAATTTTCAACAGCAGACTTGTATTTTCCCGGCACAAACTTTGGTTTCCTGTTACTGTTTTGCATACTGGATGTGTTGTGCTCTACTTGGAtatgttctttgtttttgttcacccatctatatttttgttgttttcaatcGAAATGGTTCGATGCAGTTGTATGAAGGTTAAAAAGAGCTCCAGCAAAGAAAACTATGCAGCAAAATATGCTCCTTTTTTCTGTGAGATATGGTTTATCAACAAAGGGAAACATGTGTGGACGAGAGAAGCTTCTGAAAATTCAAATCCTCTACCAAAATGTGATCATGCTGAGAATATGAGTTTTGAAACTCTAAGATCTGAATCTTTGCGATATAGCAAGAGTAACTTgccattccaaaaaaataatcttcgATCAAACTCTGCTGCAAGAATATCCTGTGCCAGAATTAGCGGCTTTGTTCAGAATGAATCAGTGTGTGCAGAATCAGTGTTGCCAACTATATATAGTTCTTATAGTTCACGGTCCTGCCATCCTCTCCAGAGTTCAAGTAGCAGCTGTGCTCCAGGATGCACTTCCACTGAAAGAAGAGTTTCTTCAGGTTCTGATTCAAAATTGGAGGAAGAAAGCTCACATTCTCATGTCGAAGAAGTGCGATTAGAAACAGAAGCATTGGGGAATGAATCATTTGAAGATTTTTTGAAGCGCAAAATGTTGGAAGCTATCAGCAAGGTAACTGCACTTCAATATTCCTGGTTTATTTCTGAATTTAGTTTGCAGATAATGTGGCTGTATTTATGACTCCTTGGAGCATATACTTTGGAGGAGACTATAAATTAGTGTTCAACTTAATTTGTCCCTAGTATGATCTGAATATTCTTGGtagaaatatcaaaatttttgtGCCCCTCACACTAGAGGTCTGTACTTGCATGTTGAATCAATTGTAAAGAGAAAAGgtcaacaagaaaagaaaacttggGATGCACGACACTTTTTTTCACATTTATCTtgtgaaatttcaaaattattttctttgcttatgttaaataatcatctcaattcAAAATCTTAAGTTATTAATTGAGACTCTAAGATATgatatgtattattatttaatatacctTCTCAAGTGAAAtctctttgggcttgaaacttgtacatgcCTGCTACCTtgtgtataattttattaaataaaataggggtggtgagattcaaactcatgattGCTTGATCAAaaaggctctaataccatgtcaaaagCCATCccaatctaaaaacttaaactattagatgagacttcaagatatgatttatattattctctaatagtTTATAGGCaataatcaaatgaaaaaaattgcttAAAAAACAGACATTAACATttcattaatcttttttaatgtatttcgaCAGCTTGCCTTTTCAAATTAGTCATGGCAACTAATACAAATTCACATCATGGAATCTATCAAGTAGTCCCAAATATATTCTCGCttttttctctgaaatattTATATGGACGGTTAAGTTAGGGGAGTGTGCTGGATATTTGAAGATTTAAGAAACATGTGAAATAAAAGAAGGGTACTCTCAATCATTTCCTTGAGGCTAACTTTTGTATATGCtgtacttgtttttcattggaGAGAAAATCTAATGCCTCTCTTCTCATCAGGTCAAAATCTTTGAATCTGCCCATGCACATGAagttaaacttagaaaagaagcTGAAGATGCACTCAATAATACAATAATGGAGCAAGAAAAGCTATTGGAAGAGAAAGATGAAGCAACTAGAAAGCTAGAGAGGACCATGAGAAATGTTGCTCTTCTAGACAGTCGTGCACAGGAAGCAAATCGCAGGTCTGAGGAAGCTGGTGGAGAATTGAAACTCATTCGAACATCCATTTCATCTCTGAGGCAGGAAAAGCAGAGGATT
Coding sequences within it:
- the LOC118053726 gene encoding U-box domain-containing protein 33; protein product: MELLHPAHPPHHNPNPKSHSSGLVVGPDRMLSSDQLLDIAEEGSNERVYVAVGNSSEKALSLLNWVFNILGTRQICLLHVHRPSPLIPTPLGKLPASQANAEVVSAFRREENEQTKKLIDYYLIICSRAKVEATIIIIENDQVHKGIVELVNRHGVRKLVMGAVTENCMKVKKSSSKENYAAKYAPFFCEIWFINKGKHVWTREASENSNPLPKCDHAENMSFETLRSESLRYSKSNLPFQKNNLRSNSAARISCARISGFVQNESVCAESVLPTIYSSYSSRSCHPLQSSSSSCAPGCTSTERRVSSGSDSKLEEESSHSHVEEVRLETEALGNESFEDFLKRKMLEAISKVKIFESAHAHEVKLRKEAEDALNNTIMEQEKLLEEKDEATRKLERTMRNVALLDSRAQEANRRSEEAGGELKLIRTSISSLRQEKQRIRQQKIEAVHWLERWRSHGQAGASNCNGILGITEELPELAEFSLSDLQTATCNFSESFKLGQGGCGCVYKGEMLGRTVAIKRLHPNNTQGQLEFQKEVQVLGKLQHPHLVTLLGACPEAWSLVYEYLPNGSLQDRLFQKSNISPLTWKIRARIIAEISSTLCFLHSSKPEKIVHGDLKPQNILLNSELSCKICGFGICRLVTEDSLYCPSIHRSNEPKGSFPYTDPEFQRIGVLTPKSDIYAFGVIILQLLTGKPPVGLLGKVRRTLSCGKLASILDPSAGEWPMFVARQLVDLSLQFCELRSRDRPDLTPTLVRELEQLHVSEERPVPSIFLCPILQEIMHDPQVAADGFTYEGEALREWLANGRETSPMTNLRLSHLLLTPNHALRLAIQDWLCQT